The Catalinimonas alkaloidigena sequence AAAATGATCTATGATCGCTTTCGACACTACCGTATCGACGGACTGTTTGACCGAATCTTAGAGCGGCTGCAAATTCAGCTTGACGAGGAAGGCTACATCGATTGGCAGCTTTGGATGGCGGCCGCCGCTGCGGTTGACTCGACGGTAATCAGAGCACATAAATCAGCGGCGGGTGCCAATAAAAAAGGGGCACACGCCGCCGCTATGGCGATGCCGATGAGCCATTAGATCATGCCTTAGCCGGGCCGCCGGGCGGGCGATCTAGAGGCGGTTTTTCTACGAAAAT is a genomic window containing:
- a CDS encoding transposase, translating into MLWVLSTGAPWRDLPLRYDPWKMIYDRFRHYRIDGLFDRILERLQIQLDEEGYIDWQLWMAAAAAVDSTVIRAHKSAAGANKKGAHAAAMAMPMSH